The genomic window TATCTTGCAAAACAGCATTGCAGGCATGTTCTCCTTCATCTTTATCTATTTTTATAATGGCGAAAGAGGGCGACAGTGGAAATACTTATTTTATTGGTTCTACCCGCTTCACCTCTTGTTCCTTTGGTTTATTCAGCAACAGCTGTTATTGCCCTATATTCGTTCTGTTTTTTCAACGATTCCCTGAGCCGATAAACAAGTATCGATTTTCTACAGCTTGGCATAGGCAATCGGCAGCTATTTCCAGCCGTTTATCAAGTTTTATCCCATGTGTATGCTATACTTTTAATAATAAACACTTAAAAAGAGGAGGGAAGATATGAACGTTGCCGAAGCAATCAACACCTATTTCAACAATAAGGACTACACCCATGTCGTAGTGACTTACAAGCTGGGAGAAGGAGATTTTACTGATCAGGTGAAGATCGTCGAACCAGCTGAAATGGTTGGCACTCTTGTGGCTTTAACAGAAAAAAATAAATCTGTGCATTTGATTCCACAGGACAACCTAATCAGGATTTTAGCAACTGCCAGAAAAGGAATTTAAACTCGTTTTTTCATACTAAAATGCCCCTCGCCGAATCACATGGATTCGACGAGGGGCTCTGTTCATTTTCTCTATCTAGGTAAATACATTTATTCGTTCACACGATTTTGCACTGCTCCATTCAAAAAGCTCTGGAAGTTGCTCATTGCAATTTTCATCAGTCGTTCTCTGGTTTCAACCGGCGCCCAAGCAATATGAGGGGTTAAATAACAGTTTTTCGCCTGCAATAAGGGATTATCTGAAGTAATGGGTTCCTTTGAAACCACGTCCGCACCTAAAGCGGCAATTTTGCCACTATTCAATGCCTCTGAAACCTCAGCTTCATCAAGAAGTCCACCACGTGAAGTATTGATCAGAATCACACGATCCTTCATTTGGCTGATTGCTGCTGCATCGATCATTCGCTCTGTCTCCGGCATCTGTGGGATATGCAGGCTGATAATATCTGCCTGCTGATAGAGCTCTTCCAAAGAAACCTGTCGAATCCATCCTGCTTGTGGTTGTTTTGGGCGATGATTATAGTATATGACCTTCAGCTGAAACGCATGGGCAATCTCAGCAACTACATGAGCGATTGTGCCATACCCAACCAAACCTATCGTTTTTCCTGACAGCTCCATTAAGGGCGATTTCCAATACGTAAAATCCTTACTGTTTTGCCAGTCCCCTTGATGTACCGACTGATTATGAAGCCCTACTTGACTGACAATTTCCAAAAGCAACGCAAAAGTAAATTGTGCCACAGCATCCGTGCCGTAGCTTGGAACATTGGTCACCGGAATATTTCTTTTTTGGGCCGCTGCAATATCGACAACATTGTACCCTGTAGCCAAAACACCAATGTATGCAACCGTCGGACAAGCCGCCAATATTTCCTCTGTAATCGGTGTTTTGTTGGTAAAAATCGCCTGAGCTTCACCGATTCGTTCAATGATTTCATTTGTTTCAGTGTATGAGGTACGATCATAGATTACCGTATCTCCCATATTACGTAGCGCTTGCCAACTAATATCCCCGGGATTCAGCGCATAGCCATCTAATACGACAATTTTCATCCTACTCACTCTTTCCTTTCTGATAATAAAATACAGGAATGCCCAAGGCTGTAATTCCAATACCGACCAATGCCAACATCGGTGCAGTAACCATCGTCATGATCAATATGAATCCACCGCCCAACATGGCGATCAAAGGTATAATTGGATATAGCGGAACTTTATAAGGACGTGTCAAACTTGGTTCTCTTTTTCTCAGAAGAATTACACCAAAAAATAATAGCAGGCTAAAAAACCACATAACAAAGACCAACATATCCGTCAACAAATCGAAAGTACCAAAGAACATCATGACACACGCAATTGCCAATTGAACATAGGCAGCAACAAACGGCGCATTTGTTCGCTTCGTCATTCGTCTAAAGGCTTTACTGAATGGCAGCTCATTCTCTAATGCCATAGCATAGGGTACGCGAATTCCTGTCATCGTATACCCATTTAGCGCGCCATAAACAGAAATTAAGATACCAATCGTCACAAGCTTTCCTCCAAAATCACCAAAAATGGCCATAGCAGCTTCGGATGCACTATTCAGATTGCCCGCAATTGAATCAATCGGCAAGGTTTTCAATACAACAAAATTAATCAATACATACACGATCGTTACAAAACTCAATCCAAAGATAATGGCTCTAGGTAAATCCTTTTCAGGACGTTTCATCTCACCTGCGATATTTCCGACACCTAACCAACCATCGTAAGCAAAAAGAGTCGCCAATAATGCCGCACTCACTCCTGCTGCCAGTGATCCACCCGCACCAGAAGAAAAAGTAGTAAAGGAAACCGCAACTTTTCCCGGTGTCAACAACCCGACAATGATGATCAAAGCAATTGGAATCAGCTTGATCGATAAAGTAAATGATTGAACAGTTGTTGCTGCTTTTGTTCCAAGTAAGTTAATTCCCGTTATACTTATTGCTGTTACAATAGACAGTGGCAATAGGCTACCCTCTGCCAGATGAAATAAATTAATCAGCTGTGTAGCAAAAATAATACTCAGTGCAGCGATGTTCGCTGGAAAATAAATGATACTTTGCGCCCATCCTAATAAAAAGGACGGCAGTTTTCCATAAATTCTTTCTATGTAACGAATCGGTCCCCCGGTTTCCGGGATAGCTGTTGCCAGCTCAGCAACTGTCAACCCGCCGCAAATCGTCAAGAACCCTGCCAATAGCCAGACTAATACGGTCAGTCCAGCTGATTGCGTATGCGCTACTACTGCAGCCGCTTTAAAAAATACTCCGGCACCGATCACAGTTCCCATCACTGTTGAAAGAGCACCGAAAAAGGAAATTTCTTTTCTTAACTGGTTTTTCACATAAACACACTCCATTTTCATAATACTCAAAGTATACTGGATAACCAGATGGATTGCCAAGTATGACTTAAAACAAAAATTAATAGAAACGGGACTCTGGCATAAGCATGCCCTAGTCCCTTGAAATTGAATAAAATGTGTTCCCAAAACAGCTTATCGATTATAAGCCAAAAATTTATGAAATTCCGGATTTACTGTATTCTCGTCAATTAAAGAGGTTGGGCTTTTTTTACAACTCCGTTTCATACTATAGCGAATCATACCCTTCTCTATATGTATCGCGAAACTCTTTTGGAGTGATCCCATTCAGCTTTTTGAACATTTTTGAGAAATAATTTGTATTATTGTATCCGATCGCTTCTGAAATTTCATTGATTGTCTGTTGCGTGTGAAGCAACAAGTGTTGGGCTTTCTTGATTCGAACGAGATTCAAATACTGGTTAAAGCTCAACTCCGTTTCCTTTTTAAAGATTTGACCTAAATAGACCACACTTAGATGCAAGGACTCAGCTGCTGATTTCAATGAAATCTCTGCTGTATACTCATTATTGATGATATCAATGGCATGCTGCACTGTTTCCGAGTATCGTTTTTGGTTGTTCTGTTCCTTCGTCTTTTCCAAAATCGAGTCAAACAGACGTCGTAGCTCGACGATCGTATTCCCTTTCCGAATTTCTGCAATAACCGCTTCGTAATCCTCCGCAGATAGAGCAGGAGATTGACGATAAATGTCAGTAAAGAGCAAGAAAGAAATATATTTTACCTGCTCCGGATCAGCCTGTGCCGCCAAAAGCTGATCAAAAATTTTATCCAGCTCCTGACGAATCGTTTTGATATCCCCAATCATCAAAGCCTTATTAAACGAAAGGAATGGTAGCTCTCCTTCTTTATTGACTGTATCAACCTTGATGATTCGTTCACGTGGCAATAAATCCGGATAAAAAGCTTGTAGTGACTGAACCTGTTTAATTTTTTCATAGCTTTTATATAGATTTTCCCATTCTTCGATGGTTTCTCCTACAATAAGCTGCCAATGCTCCCCTGAAAAATGTTGCTCAAGTGCTCGAATCATCAATAGTAATGGTTGACGATCGCCACTGTATATGAGAATCAGTTGCTTCTCATTAAATCTCCCATACACAGCCATCTGCTGTCCCTTAGCCACAAAACGCTCTGCTATGGCTTCCAATATCTCCTTTTCCCCATTGAAAACAACAGGCGTATATGGTGGCAGTGTCCCCGTTGAAAATTGTTTCAACAACCCTTGAAACTCACCATCGTTCAACTCATCATTCAGCCATAGAATCAGCCCGGTTTCTCTATAAAATTCCTTTTGTTCCTTCTGCTGCTGACGCTTTTCCAGCTCAGTGTGTATCTCAAGAACACTTTTTTTCAGCTCTTCTTTATTGACTGGCTTGACTAAGTAATTCTTCACGCCTAACTGCATCCCTTTTTTCACAAAATCAAACTCCTGATAGCCAGACAAGATGATTGTAAAAAACTCCTGCTTTTCCAGCTGAGCCTGTTTTACCAACTCAATGCCACTCATTTCAGGCATGTTGATGTCCGTAATCAGCAAATCAATTTCATGATTTTCAAGATAGCTCAGCGCCTCCGTTGCATTTTTCGCTGTTTTGACTACATCAAAGCCCAACGCTGACCAATCAACAATCATTTTCAAGCCTTCTAAAATCATGTATTCATCGTCTACAAACATTACTTTGTATCGCATCAAGACTTCAACACCTCCTCATCCAATACGATGGTCACCTTGACTCCCTGCCACAGCGTAGAGTCGATTTGTATCTGATAGGCATCTCCGTAAAATCCACGTAATCGTTCATGTACATTTTTCAGCCCAATCGAATTTTGCAGCTCCACTTCTCGATCAGCCAGCTTTTCTTCAATTTCATGTAATTTTTTGGCATCCATCCCTTTTCCATTATCTGACACTTGAATGTGAATTTTGTTAGCAATCAGATAGGCCTTAATACTGATGGCATTGTCATTTCTTCCATAATCGATACCATGTACAAAATAATTTTCAACAAGAGGCTGTATAATAAATTTAGGAATAATCAGCTCTTTCAAACGCTCTTCGATCGTCACGATATAAGCAATTTTATCCGGATAACGCATCTGGTACAGATAAACATATTTTTCACAGAAATCCAATTCCTGCTGCAAGGTCGTCGTTTTTTCCTGTGTCGTATTATTCCGCAATAAAGCAGAAAAGGCGTACACCACATTCGCCAGCTCTTCCTGTTGACGACTCAATGCGTACATCCGAATGTACTCCAAGGTATTGTAAAGAAAATGAGGATTGATTTGTGATTGCAATGCACGCATGTGGGCATCTCGTTGTTTGATCTCCAAGGTATAGATATCCTCGATATAATCATTGATACTCACCGTCATCTGATTGATTGCCTCAGCAATTTCTTTCAGCTCTTGTTGCACATTAGTTGTATCGATCTGCTCCTTGAAATTCCCTTGACTGACTTGCTTTGTCGCCTCGACAATATTCCGTACCTGAGAAGAGTAACGTTTGAATGTTCGATGCAAAACCAGCAACAATAAAGTAATGACCAGAAACCCAAAAAAGAAGATCATTCCGGCAAATGAAAGAATCTCTTGCCAGATTATCTTTTTGCTAAGTAACACTAGAATCGTACGGTCCTCTCGAATTGTCACCTCTTTGACATAGTGATCCTTTTCTAAAAATCCTGGAACCGCTCTGCCCTGCTGCATCTTTTCATCAAGCTTCTTCAACTCTGATTTTGTCATTTGAGCACTATTGCTGTAAAGCCGCTGACCATTGCTGGAATAAATAAAGCTGTCGATCCCTTTTTGCAAATTATCTTGTCCTTGGCTGCCAAGTACCATTGAATCGTCAAATGCGACAAACAGCTGCCCAACAACCTGCGTCAAATTGCCCGGACTGTAAATCGAACGAATCAGATATAGGCTTTCATCCATACTAACGCTGTTGCCTTGTACGTCAACTCCTTGAGGCTGTTTCCTAGTTGCTTTTAGATAATGGTCACTTTCCTCCAGACGGATAGCAATCTCTTTAATTTCTCCATGAGCATTGAACAAGCGAGACAAGGTTGTGGGTACAAAAATATTTTCCCCCGTTGTTCGGTAAAGCTCGTTCGTATACTCAAAATATTCTGCCGGACTCAGATTCAGATAGTTTCTCAATGTCTCAAATTGCCTGTCAGAGTTTGTAAATTCACCTAAGATGTCGGTCATCAATCCGCTTTTTTCCTGTGTATAATTGTCCAACTGAACCCCAGTATTTTCTACCATTTGCCAACTGCTATGAAATCGTTCGATCCCCGTATACAAGCTCAACGCCAACATGATGAACACAGATACCAAAACTAGCAATAAACTGTATAGCTGCATCAGCTGATTGATCAAAAAATCTCTTTTAAAAAAAGCCGCTAGTCTAGCCCTCATAAGTCAGCTTTCCATCAATCAGTTCACGATTTTTTCGACTGGCAAAGGATGCCCAAAGAAGCATCAGGCTAAAGCTGCCAAATAAGAGCAAGCCTTTCATACTAAGGGTAAATAGGACAATACCCACCAATCCAATAATAATTTTAAGAAACACGCCAAAGTTCAGAAAAATACTGACAAAGGAAAGCTTCAGCAGATTAGACAGACTCAGCTCATAGGTCGATTCATTGATCAGCAAATATAAATAGTAAACAAATAGCAATAAACCAACAAAAACCAAAACAAAATCGATGACCAGCCAAAGCAAGCCTTGAATCCCTGTTGAAAGATACAGGTTGTAGCTGATAAGTGCAAGTGATGCTAAAAATAAATAAAAATGACCATTGCCTTTGATAAAGTTGACTTTCCAACGTTGCAAGCCTAATCTCCAGGTAGATTCTCGATAGTTCAATTCATTCTCCTGAATCAGATCACTTATGGTTTGAAGAGCAGGTCCAATCCCTAAAACTACCCCACCAAGAAGCGTAAATGCAATAAACATCAAATTAAGCTTTACAATAGCCCAAATCATTGAAAACCCCTTATCCAATCCAGAGCTGATCATATGTTTTTCCTCCTTCTTTTTTTATGTAAGCATGTCCTGATCAACACGCCTTAGCTGTTGCTATGCTTATTATAACGGTGATCACCATTTTGGCAATCTTTTTGGTTTATGTAGAAAGAGGTTGAGACAATTCATTCTTGATATTGCCTCGACCTCCTAAAAAGCGTTTTCGATATTTCTTTGTTTCAGACTACAACAGACTATTCGTTTGCTTCACGAAATTCATCAAACTGCTTCTGCATTTCATCGCCCACTTTATCCCAACCAGCTGTTTTCAAATCTTCCAACAGTTTAGGAATATTCACTTCAGGATCGATCGTTCCTGTTGCCAAACTAGATTTATAACGATTCATCACATTCGCAATATTTGTAATCTCAGTCTTCACACTATCCGTCTTAAAGTTGAAGCCTAAAATTGGAGAAGCTTTAGAAGCTGCAATGTTTTCATCACGTTCTTTGATCATTTCATCCGTGATCGTATCTTGTGTATAAAGAATCAGGTTGTTTCCTGTATTCCATGCAGCCATATGATTGTTTGGTTTGTAGCCATCCAATAACTTGATTTTTCCATCTTCACCGTCAATTTTCTCCCACGCTTCTCCTTCAACGCCATAGACCAACCCGTTCAGCAACTCTGGATCACTGTTCAGCAAACCAAGAAGCTCCATTGCTTTTTCTTTGTTTTTAGAAACATTTGAGATAACAAAATTGGCCATTTGTGCTTGCGCTGTTGATTTCAGTGGCGTAGTAATCGGGCGTGAAACGAGCTCCTGACCAGCAGCATTGGTTAAAATCGTATCGCCGTAATCCATAGGACCTTGTGTTTCTTCACGCATGAACCATGTGTTTCCTTCTAAAGGAAAACCAGTTGTATTCGTCGCTGCATCTGTCGGAATCAACCCTGCTGTATACCATTTATGCATCAGTTTAAATTTCGCCATTTGATCTTTGTCTGCGTATTGATTGACGATTTTAGTCGAGTCACCATCCAGCTTCACAGCAAATGGGTATTCTTTTCCGATAACGTAATCGAAATCTCCAGACATTTCAAAGGTCTGTCCAATGGCAAACGCCGGAATATTCGGTTCATTTTCATGGAAGGTCGTCAGTGCTTTTTCTGCATCTGCATAAGAATTGATCGAGCTGATATCGATATTGTATTTATCCAGATACTGCTTGTTGAAAGTCAGCATTTGTTGTGCATAGATGTTGCCATTCACAGGAAAACCGTAAAGCTTTCCGTCAATCGTATTTCCTTTGATATAAGCTTCATCTAATTGCTCATATGCTTCTTTCGCGTATTTCGGAGCCAGCTCTGTCAGATCAGCGTATGCTCCTTTTTGTGCATTCGCCACATAATCAGAAGCAAAGGATAAGTCATAATTTTCGCCGGAAGCAATGATCGTGCTCATCTTTTGATTCCAATCGCCCCAACTGATGTATTGCAAATCAATCTTCGCATTGATTTCTTCTTCGATTCGTTTATTGGCAATTTCCATCAGCTTGTCATAATTCTCAGGTTTGTCTCCTACTTGGTACATCAATAATGTTGTTACACCATCCGAATCAGAACCTGAACTACTTGTACTGCTGTCATTTGATCCACAAGCCGCAAGGCCAATCGTCAGTGCTGCTGCACCTGCAAAAGCTACTGTCTTTTTCCACGTTTTCATTCCTATTCCTCCTACTTCATAGTAATCCTGCTAAATAAATAAATGAATGATGCAGTGCTGTTCTTTCCTAATAGCTAGAACGATAAAGCATGTTTCATTAGCAGAAAAATTTGGACCATTTTATTCTTTGACGCCACCGATAGTCAATCCGCCAACAAAGTATCGTTGAAAGAATGGATAAGTGACTGCAATCGGAAGCGTTGAAACCACAACAATTGCCATACGAGCCGATTCACTTGGTAAAGCTGCCAATCCACCTTGAACCTGGGCTGCCATACCGGTACTTTTCGCTAGATAATCCAGATTGTTTTGAATCCTCATAAGCAGTGCCTGTAATGGAACCAGCGAATCCTTCTGAATATATAATAACGCATTGAACCAGTCATTCCAGTAGCCTAATGCCGCAAACAAACTAATCGTTGCGATCCCCGGCACAGCTAATGGTAAAACAATAGAGACAAAAATCCTCAGTTCGCTTGCTCCATCAATCCTTGCAGACTCGATGATGCTATCGGGTACAGTCTTCTTAAAGAAGGTCCGCATAACCAGAATGTTGAACGGTCCTAAAGCTAAAGGAAGGATCAATGCCCAAATCGTGTCTTTCAACTGTAAAAGATTGGTCATGACTAGATAGTTTGCAACCATCCCTGGAGCAAACAGCATCGTGATCAGTGCCACTAAGGTGAAAAAGCGACGAAAAGGGAAATTGGAGCGTGAGATAGCATATGCATAAAGAGATGTCATCGTAGCATTGATCAATGTTCCAAATACGGTGACAAACACAGTGACACCAAACGCTTGAAAAATCTTGCTGCTCATTTGTCCACTGAACAAATAGGTGTAGGCCGCAGTAGA from Enterococcus sp. 9E7_DIV0242 includes these protein-coding regions:
- a CDS encoding D-2-hydroxyacid dehydrogenase encodes the protein MKIVVLDGYALNPGDISWQALRNMGDTVIYDRTSYTETNEIIERIGEAQAIFTNKTPITEEILAACPTVAYIGVLATGYNVVDIAAAQKRNIPVTNVPSYGTDAVAQFTFALLLEIVSQVGLHNQSVHQGDWQNSKDFTYWKSPLMELSGKTIGLVGYGTIAHVVAEIAHAFQLKVIYYNHRPKQPQAGWIRQVSLEELYQQADIISLHIPQMPETERMIDAAAISQMKDRVILINTSRGGLLDEAEVSEALNSGKIAALGADVVSKEPITSDNPLLQAKNCYLTPHIAWAPVETRERLMKIAMSNFQSFLNGAVQNRVNE
- a CDS encoding APC family permease; translated protein: MKNQLRKEISFFGALSTVMGTVIGAGVFFKAAAVVAHTQSAGLTVLVWLLAGFLTICGGLTVAELATAIPETGGPIRYIERIYGKLPSFLLGWAQSIIYFPANIAALSIIFATQLINLFHLAEGSLLPLSIVTAISITGINLLGTKAATTVQSFTLSIKLIPIALIIIVGLLTPGKVAVSFTTFSSGAGGSLAAGVSAALLATLFAYDGWLGVGNIAGEMKRPEKDLPRAIIFGLSFVTIVYVLINFVVLKTLPIDSIAGNLNSASEAAMAIFGDFGGKLVTIGILISVYGALNGYTMTGIRVPYAMALENELPFSKAFRRMTKRTNAPFVAAYVQLAIACVMMFFGTFDLLTDMLVFVMWFFSLLLFFGVILLRKREPSLTRPYKVPLYPIIPLIAMLGGGFILIMTMVTAPMLALVGIGITALGIPVFYYQKGKSE
- a CDS encoding response regulator transcription factor; its protein translation is MRYKVMFVDDEYMILEGLKMIVDWSALGFDVVKTAKNATEALSYLENHEIDLLITDINMPEMSGIELVKQAQLEKQEFFTIILSGYQEFDFVKKGMQLGVKNYLVKPVNKEELKKSVLEIHTELEKRQQQKEQKEFYRETGLILWLNDELNDGEFQGLLKQFSTGTLPPYTPVVFNGEKEILEAIAERFVAKGQQMAVYGRFNEKQLILIYSGDRQPLLLMIRALEQHFSGEHWQLIVGETIEEWENLYKSYEKIKQVQSLQAFYPDLLPRERIIKVDTVNKEGELPFLSFNKALMIGDIKTIRQELDKIFDQLLAAQADPEQVKYISFLLFTDIYRQSPALSAEDYEAVIAEIRKGNTIVELRRLFDSILEKTKEQNNQKRYSETVQHAIDIINNEYTAEISLKSAAESLHLSVVYLGQIFKKETELSFNQYLNLVRIKKAQHLLLHTQQTINEISEAIGYNNTNYFSKMFKKLNGITPKEFRDTYREGYDSL
- a CDS encoding sensor histidine kinase, which codes for MRARLAAFFKRDFLINQLMQLYSLLLVLVSVFIMLALSLYTGIERFHSSWQMVENTGVQLDNYTQEKSGLMTDILGEFTNSDRQFETLRNYLNLSPAEYFEYTNELYRTTGENIFVPTTLSRLFNAHGEIKEIAIRLEESDHYLKATRKQPQGVDVQGNSVSMDESLYLIRSIYSPGNLTQVVGQLFVAFDDSMVLGSQGQDNLQKGIDSFIYSSNGQRLYSNSAQMTKSELKKLDEKMQQGRAVPGFLEKDHYVKEVTIREDRTILVLLSKKIIWQEILSFAGMIFFFGFLVITLLLLVLHRTFKRYSSQVRNIVEATKQVSQGNFKEQIDTTNVQQELKEIAEAINQMTVSINDYIEDIYTLEIKQRDAHMRALQSQINPHFLYNTLEYIRMYALSRQQEELANVVYAFSALLRNNTTQEKTTTLQQELDFCEKYVYLYQMRYPDKIAYIVTIEERLKELIIPKFIIQPLVENYFVHGIDYGRNDNAISIKAYLIANKIHIQVSDNGKGMDAKKLHEIEEKLADREVELQNSIGLKNVHERLRGFYGDAYQIQIDSTLWQGVKVTIVLDEEVLKS
- a CDS encoding YesL family protein; this encodes MISSGLDKGFSMIWAIVKLNLMFIAFTLLGGVVLGIGPALQTISDLIQENELNYRESTWRLGLQRWKVNFIKGNGHFYLFLASLALISYNLYLSTGIQGLLWLVIDFVLVFVGLLLFVYYLYLLINESTYELSLSNLLKLSFVSIFLNFGVFLKIIIGLVGIVLFTLSMKGLLLFGSFSLMLLWASFASRKNRELIDGKLTYEG
- a CDS encoding ABC transporter substrate-binding protein translates to MKTWKKTVAFAGAAALTIGLAACGSNDSSTSSSGSDSDGVTTLLMYQVGDKPENYDKLMEIANKRIEEEINAKIDLQYISWGDWNQKMSTIIASGENYDLSFASDYVANAQKGAYADLTELAPKYAKEAYEQLDEAYIKGNTIDGKLYGFPVNGNIYAQQMLTFNKQYLDKYNIDISSINSYADAEKALTTFHENEPNIPAFAIGQTFEMSGDFDYVIGKEYPFAVKLDGDSTKIVNQYADKDQMAKFKLMHKWYTAGLIPTDAATNTTGFPLEGNTWFMREETQGPMDYGDTILTNAAGQELVSRPITTPLKSTAQAQMANFVISNVSKNKEKAMELLGLLNSDPELLNGLVYGVEGEAWEKIDGEDGKIKLLDGYKPNNHMAAWNTGNNLILYTQDTITDEMIKERDENIAASKASPILGFNFKTDSVKTEITNIANVMNRYKSSLATGTIDPEVNIPKLLEDLKTAGWDKVGDEMQKQFDEFREANE
- a CDS encoding carbohydrate ABC transporter permease, which encodes MKKKKVKKVEVRSFNPAVNLIFNVVIALFAISCILPFFFVIVISLTSETSLAENGYRFWPGEFSTAAYTYLFSGQMSSKIFQAFGVTVFVTVFGTLINATMTSLYAYAISRSNFPFRRFFTLVALITMLFAPGMVANYLVMTNLLQLKDTIWALILPLALGPFNILVMRTFFKKTVPDSIIESARIDGASELRIFVSIVLPLAVPGIATISLFAALGYWNDWFNALLYIQKDSLVPLQALLMRIQNNLDYLAKSTGMAAQVQGGLAALPSESARMAIVVVSTLPIAVTYPFFQRYFVGGLTIGGVKE